A DNA window from Arachis duranensis cultivar V14167 chromosome 3, aradu.V14167.gnm2.J7QH, whole genome shotgun sequence contains the following coding sequences:
- the LOC107479689 gene encoding uncharacterized protein LOC107479689 → MGATPFHHSVLEVRLPKHFNKPTDMRYDGTQDPQEHLMAFEARMNLEGVGDEVRCRLSRSLWQDLQYAKFTTRIAKVKHPINLLGVTQRSGEPTRKYLDRFNDECLEIDGITDSVASLCLTNGLLNEDFRKDLTTKPVWTIQEIQSMVREYINDEEVSQVVGANKRQPAYNQPRQHEVYQQIPEKGILSKPQLLKDRIRGNKNLYCDYHKGYGHKTHDCFDLKDALEQAIRDRKLAEFFHLTREPRRRDRNREGEDKSHMVKRRQEPEDHEHERGSKVEVGAQEGRQSPGSLIIHPRAKLQEDSVHIFQSRGPMV, encoded by the exons ATGGGCGCAACCCCGTTTCATCATTCCGTCCTCGAGGTCCGGCTACCAAAGCACTTTAATAAGCCAACAGACATGAGGTACGATGGAACCCAAGACCCACAGGAGCATCTAATGGCCTTTGAGGCCAGAATGAACTTGGAGGGGGTAGGCGACGAGGTGAGGTGTCGGCTTTCCCGGTCACTCTGGCAGGACCTGCAATACG ccaaatttaCCACCCGTATTGCAAAGGTGAAACACCCGATCAACCTACTCGGGGTGACACAAAGGTCCGGTGAGCCGACCAGAAAATACTTGGACAGGTTCAACGATGAGTGTTTAGAGATTGACGGCATAACCGATTCGGTGGCCAGTCTATGTCTGACGAATGGACTTCTGAATGAGGATTTCAGGAAGGATCTCACCACGAAGCCGGTGTGGACGATACAAGAAATTCAAAGCATGGTTAGGGAATATATCAACGATGAAGAAGTCAGTCAAGTGGTGGGAGCTAACAAGCGGCAGCCTGCCTACAACCAACCTCGGCAGCACG AAGTTTATCAGCAGATACCTGAGAAGGGAATTCTGTCAAAGCCCCAACTTCTAAAGGACAGAATCAGGGGTAACAAGAACCTCTATTGTGATTATCACAAGGGTTATGGACACAAAACACATGATTGTTTTGACCTAAAGGATGCGTTAGAGCAGGCAATCCGGGACAGAAAGCTAGCCGAATTCTTCCACCTCACCAGGGAGCCGAGGAGGCGAGATCGCAACCGCGAGGGAGAGGACAAGAGCCACATGGTGAAGCGACGTCAGGAGCCGGAGGACCACGAGCACGAACGTGGCTCCAAGGTCGAGGTCGGTGCACAAGAAGGACGCCAAAGTCCTGGCAGTCTCATCATCCATCCCCGTGCAAAACTCCAAGAGGACTCCGTCCATATCTTTCAGTCCAGAGGACCAATGGTTTGA